The Roseicyclus marinus genome has a segment encoding these proteins:
- a CDS encoding invasion associated locus B family protein, translating into MRHGLVGVLAGLALSVAASGALAQEESTNRVNAATDWSVFVEDDPTQCWVVSTPRETVNTRDGRVVSVNRGEILMFVSFWPGQDRLGEVSFTGGYPFADGSTVTVEIGDASFELFTEGEMAWAASPQDDQRIITAMKRGADAVLTARSSRGTQTQDTFSLMGFTAAVEDAETRCAN; encoded by the coding sequence ATGAGACATGGGCTGGTCGGTGTGCTGGCGGGACTGGCGTTGAGCGTCGCCGCAAGCGGTGCCTTGGCGCAGGAGGAATCCACCAATCGCGTGAATGCGGCCACGGATTGGTCGGTATTCGTCGAGGATGATCCGACGCAATGCTGGGTCGTTTCGACCCCGCGCGAAACGGTCAATACCCGCGACGGGCGCGTGGTGTCGGTGAACCGGGGCGAGATCCTGATGTTCGTCAGTTTCTGGCCCGGTCAGGATCGTCTGGGCGAAGTGTCGTTTACCGGCGGTTATCCTTTCGCGGATGGATCGACCGTGACGGTCGAGATCGGGGATGCAAGCTTCGAACTGTTCACCGAGGGCGAAATGGCCTGGGCCGCCTCGCCGCAGGATGATCAGCGGATCATCACCGCGATGAAGCGGGGTGCCGATGCGGTGCTGACGGCGCGATCCTCGCGCGGGACGCAGACGCAGGACACGTTCTCGCTGATGGGCTTTACCGCCGCCGTCGAAGACGCCGAGACGCGCTGCGCGAACTGA
- a CDS encoding L,D-transpeptidase — translation MSGPDRRGISRRTVLGGVASGIAAPALAQNTPDSTEFETAAGDGVRRNISSFRTLDWRPYFNDTRNGAILVDLTSRALHFWNEDRSIYRLYPTSVPMSEDLTRRGRTEVVRKVEGPSWRPTPAMRARNPEWPEYVPPGPDNPLGTHALYLSWEFYRIHGTHDTRKIGRRSSNGCVGLYNEHIAELFSHARLGTQVLLI, via the coding sequence ATGAGCGGTCCGGATCGGCGCGGCATCAGCCGCCGCACGGTTCTTGGTGGCGTGGCCAGCGGCATCGCGGCTCCCGCCTTGGCACAGAACACCCCCGACAGCACGGAATTCGAAACAGCTGCGGGCGATGGCGTTCGGCGCAACATTTCCAGCTTTCGGACGCTGGATTGGCGGCCCTATTTCAACGACACGCGCAATGGCGCGATCCTGGTCGATCTGACCTCGCGGGCGCTGCATTTCTGGAACGAGGATCGCAGCATTTACCGCCTGTATCCCACATCCGTCCCCATGTCCGAGGATCTGACCCGGCGTGGCCGGACCGAAGTGGTGCGGAAGGTCGAAGGCCCGTCCTGGCGTCCGACCCCGGCGATGCGCGCGCGCAACCCCGAATGGCCCGAATATGTGCCGCCAGGTCCCGACAATCCGCTGGGAACCCATGCCTTGTACCTCAGTTGGGAATTTTATCGCATTCACGGAACCCATGATACGCGCAAGATCGGACGCCGCTCATCCAATGGCTGCGTCGGTCTCTACAATGAACATATTGCTGAACTTTTCAGCCATGCGCGGCTTGGCACCCAAGTGTTGCTAATTTGA
- a CDS encoding CAP domain-containing protein, with product MIARRSLLLSGAGFVALSACGDPLASVALGPDGSPLPVLYRIDPADTARIQFRMLDSVNSLRAAAGAMPLQLNAELTAAAATHARDMALQNRPWHFGSDGSSPIDRARTAGYRGTVLGENISETYESELETIAAWMAQPDTRDVITDVRGRDLGVAYFQEDSGKIWWVLVVGDGGLGGPANAPAG from the coding sequence ATGATTGCGCGAAGGTCTCTTTTGTTGTCCGGTGCCGGGTTCGTGGCGCTGTCCGCCTGCGGCGATCCGCTGGCCTCGGTTGCGCTTGGGCCTGATGGCAGCCCCTTGCCGGTGCTCTACCGGATCGATCCGGCGGATACGGCGCGAATCCAGTTCCGGATGCTCGACAGCGTGAATTCGCTGCGCGCGGCTGCCGGGGCCATGCCCTTGCAATTGAATGCCGAATTGACCGCTGCGGCGGCCACCCATGCCCGGGACATGGCGTTGCAGAACCGGCCCTGGCATTTCGGATCCGATGGGTCGTCACCCATCGATCGGGCGCGCACGGCGGGCTACCGTGGCACGGTTCTGGGCGAAAACATCTCCGAAACCTACGAATCGGAGCTTGAGACCATCGCCGCCTGGATGGCGCAGCCCGATACCCGCGATGTCATCACCGATGTGCGCGGGCGCGATCTGGGTGTCGCCTATTTCCAGGAAGACAGCGGCAAGATCTGGTGGGTTCTGGTCGTGGGCGATGGCGGGCTTGGTGGCCCTGCCAATGCGCCCGCCGGGTGA
- the rlmN gene encoding 23S rRNA (adenine(2503)-C(2))-methyltransferase RlmN: MTADTAATAPVTQDVLTIPRKLPDGPVNLIGLTREGMRAALIEAGTPEKQAKMRVGQIWQWLYHWGVRDFDAMTNLSKAYRAELAERFVIEMPEVVRRDISADGTRKYLVRIAGGHEVEVVYIPEEDRGTLCISSQVGCTLTCSFCHTGTQKLVRNLTAGEIVGQVMMARDDMGEWPEPGEGMGLRPRLISNIVLMGMGEPLYNFENVRDAMKIAMDGEGIALSRRRITLSTSGVVPEIARTAEEIGCMLAVSFHATTDEVRDRLVPINKRWNIATLLDALRAYPKASNSERITFEYVMLKGVNDTDEDARRLVRLIAGIPAKINLIPFNEWPGAPYERSDWERIERFADIVYKAGYASPIRTPRGEDIMAACGQLKSATERARKSRAQIAAETGTAG; encoded by the coding sequence ATGACCGCGGATACCGCCGCCACTGCGCCTGTCACGCAGGATGTGCTGACCATTCCCCGCAAGCTGCCCGACGGGCCGGTCAACCTGATCGGCCTGACCCGCGAGGGCATGCGCGCGGCCCTGATCGAGGCCGGGACGCCCGAAAAGCAGGCCAAGATGCGGGTCGGTCAGATTTGGCAATGGCTGTATCACTGGGGCGTCCGCGATTTCGACGCGATGACGAACCTGTCCAAGGCCTATCGCGCAGAACTTGCCGAACGATTCGTGATCGAGATGCCCGAGGTGGTGCGGCGCGACATCTCGGCGGACGGGACGCGCAAATACCTTGTGCGGATCGCGGGCGGTCACGAGGTCGAGGTCGTCTATATCCCCGAGGAAGATCGCGGGACGCTGTGCATTTCCAGCCAGGTCGGCTGCACGCTGACCTGTTCCTTTTGCCATACGGGCACCCAGAAGCTGGTGCGCAACCTGACCGCCGGTGAGATCGTGGGGCAGGTGATGATGGCCCGCGACGATATGGGCGAATGGCCGGAACCGGGCGAGGGTATGGGCCTGCGCCCGCGGCTGATTTCCAACATCGTGCTGATGGGCATGGGCGAGCCGCTCTACAATTTCGAGAATGTGCGCGACGCGATGAAGATCGCCATGGATGGCGAGGGGATCGCGCTGAGCCGTCGCCGGATCACGCTGTCGACATCGGGCGTGGTGCCCGAGATCGCCCGCACCGCCGAGGAAATCGGCTGCATGCTGGCTGTGAGCTTTCACGCCACCACCGACGAGGTGCGCGACAGGCTGGTGCCGATCAACAAGCGCTGGAACATCGCCACCCTGCTCGACGCGCTGCGCGCCTATCCCAAGGCCAGCAATTCCGAGCGCATCACCTTTGAATACGTGATGCTGAAGGGCGTGAACGACACGGATGAGGATGCCCGGCGGCTTGTCCGGCTGATCGCGGGGATACCGGCCAAGATCAACCTGATCCCGTTCAACGAATGGCCCGGTGCCCCCTACGAGCGGTCCGATTGGGAGCGAATCGAGCGGTTCGCCGATATCGTCTACAAGGCGGGCTACGCGAGCCCGATCCGCACCCCGCGCGGCGAGGATATCATGGCAGCCTGCGGTCAGCTGAAATCCGCCACCGAGCGCGCGCGCAAGTCGCGGGCACAGATCGCGGCGGAAACCGGCACGGCCGGCTGA
- a CDS encoding L,D-transpeptidase family protein, producing MAAYLTRRSTLSLMAASAVVAGCEPSRFITYDGPEVTRIEVHKAARQMYLLHHETVLADYRIGLGFAPTGHKTTEGDGRTPEGRYIIDRRNPNSAYYLSIGISYPNAEDRAQARDRGVSPGGDIFIHGTPREFRRAQDWTAGCISVTNREMRDIYAMVRDGTVIDLYA from the coding sequence AGCTTACCTGACGCGTCGTTCCACGCTTTCCCTGATGGCGGCCTCCGCCGTTGTCGCGGGCTGCGAACCGTCGCGTTTCATCACCTATGACGGCCCGGAAGTGACCCGGATCGAGGTGCACAAGGCCGCGCGGCAGATGTATCTTCTGCATCACGAAACGGTTCTGGCCGATTACCGGATCGGGCTGGGTTTCGCGCCCACCGGCCACAAGACGACCGAGGGCGACGGCCGCACCCCCGAAGGGCGCTACATCATCGACCGCCGCAATCCCAACAGCGCCTATTACCTGTCGATCGGCATCAGCTACCCCAATGCCGAGGATCGCGCGCAGGCCCGCGACCGCGGCGTCAGCCCGGGGGGCGACATCTTCATCCATGGCACCCCGCGCGAATTCCGCCGCGCCCAGGATTGGACGGCGGGCTGCATCAGCGTGACGAACCGCGAAATGCGCGACATCTACGCGATGGTGCGCGACGGCACGGTCATCGACCTTTACGCCTGA